In Methanosarcina siciliae T4/M, one genomic interval encodes:
- a CDS encoding UPF0228 family protein, which translates to MSKISKVVVVFIVFLIILVLMMQSQGAKVAALSIQFENETTEPEVKAILENYNIPVNYTIDYNSNISRGKYYIKADEDKINELRKDENWTSVVELKKGNYNIIMLSAEFVPDENFLTILEKNNLQLKKAVVCYVHFGDGSPEWVVGKNCVLEKDAIRIKNELETNEKVLTVGLDYIEG; encoded by the coding sequence ATGAGTAAAATTAGCAAAGTAGTAGTTGTTTTTATTGTTTTTCTAATTATCCTAGTACTGATGATGCAATCTCAAGGAGCTAAAGTAGCTGCTTTATCTATTCAATTTGAGAATGAAACTACTGAGCCGGAAGTTAAAGCCATTCTTGAAAATTACAACATACCTGTGAATTATACCATAGACTACAATTCTAATATTTCGCGTGGAAAGTACTACATAAAAGCAGATGAAGATAAAATCAATGAATTGAGGAAAGATGAAAACTGGACTTCTGTAGTTGAACTCAAAAAAGGAAATTATAACATAATTATGTTATCTGCAGAATTTGTTCCAGATGAAAATTTTCTTACAATACTGGAAAAAAATAACCTTCAATTGAAAAAGGCTGTTGTGTGTTATGTCCATTTTGGAGATGGGTCACCGGAATGGGTTGTGGGTAAGAATTGCGTTCTGGAAAAGGATGCAATTAGGATAAAAAATGAGCTTGAAACAAATGAGAAAGTTTTGACTGTAGGCCTGGATTATATTGAAGGGTAA
- a CDS encoding C39 family peptidase, producing MNRNKIGVGILVLATLLIGMVLIPAVSAQEEKDYSVTAEEAFKHANANMINFIATNTSGFENWTGASIDSKPLELYDPTGQKLYYQFSVYKNKTLIGIIDIAADKRLGQTVQLVLFEPKPFDATTVMNKSIEIAKNEYPDGKIKSTQMVVYDYPLVGAMTIVKDKTTGDEHRIFVDAYTLDVVPDKPATETEPGIWSIYEQRLKNGIENNLEHWQKSDELVKSIEQAAATKGVSINEAVTEEKIKELSADITKSRTDVEVDLGATVYAQITSYYCGPATAKMLTKYYNDESPHQTTIYEMMDGVAPNGVNNSQQLLYYHSSNGLNKPNSYVEYSINFEEATNEIDNGRPFKSAVDGHARMCRGYKISGSDEYLRIGDPNPVYFRIPYWEAFGSEVNRIYVRS from the coding sequence ATGAACCGTAATAAAATTGGAGTAGGTATACTTGTTTTAGCAACACTGCTGATTGGTATGGTGTTAATACCGGCAGTAAGTGCACAGGAAGAAAAAGATTATTCTGTAACTGCTGAGGAAGCTTTTAAGCATGCCAATGCAAACATGATAAACTTTATCGCAACTAACACATCAGGATTTGAAAACTGGACAGGGGCATCTATTGATTCCAAACCATTGGAGCTTTACGATCCAACTGGTCAAAAATTGTATTATCAATTTTCGGTCTATAAAAATAAAACCCTGATAGGTATAATCGACATTGCTGCAGATAAAAGGCTTGGGCAAACAGTCCAACTTGTTTTATTTGAGCCAAAGCCTTTTGATGCCACTACAGTTATGAATAAATCAATAGAAATCGCCAAAAATGAATACCCAGATGGAAAAATCAAATCAACCCAGATGGTTGTATACGATTATCCTCTCGTAGGAGCAATGACTATAGTAAAGGACAAAACTACAGGAGATGAACATCGGATATTTGTGGATGCTTATACCCTTGATGTGGTACCAGATAAACCCGCAACTGAAACCGAACCCGGAATATGGTCAATATATGAGCAGAGATTAAAGAATGGGATAGAAAATAATCTAGAACACTGGCAAAAAAGTGATGAACTTGTTAAATCTATAGAACAAGCAGCAGCTACCAAGGGAGTTAGTATTAATGAGGCAGTCACTGAAGAAAAGATTAAAGAACTCAGTGCCGATATAACAAAATCGAGGACTGATGTTGAAGTAGATCTCGGTGCTACTGTATATGCGCAAATAACTAGTTACTACTGTGGTCCAGCAACTGCCAAAATGCTTACTAAATATTACAATGATGAAAGTCCTCACCAAACTACTATATATGAAATGATGGATGGGGTAGCCCCTAACGGGGTAAATAATTCCCAGCAGTTACTTTATTATCATTCAAGCAACGGATTAAATAAACCTAATTCATATGTAGAATATTCTATTAACTTTGAAGAAGCTACTAATGAGATTGACAATGGAAGGCCTTTCAAGAGTGCAGTTGATGGCCATGCTCGAATGTGTCGTGGATACAAAATAAGTGGTTCGGATGAGTATTTGCGTATAGGTGATCCTAACCCTGTGTATTTCCGTATACCTTATTGGGAAGCATTTGGTTCTGAAGTTAACCGTATATATGTGAGGAGTTAA
- a CDS encoding YncE family protein — MKRKTISTISIDTFSILLPSAAISNKAYRGYTFIRVLGITALLILILIGVAGAAPFAYVTNLGDYDQRGYYYDTNYNGTLPTHNVAVIDTATNNVTARVPVEGWPRDIAVNPAGTKVYVATPGFGPTISVIDIATNTVSATVNVGGYPMQVAVNPAGTKVYVTDRDSTNISVIDTATNTLMEQINVGMITRNVVISPDGKKIYVTNIFNNTTSVIDAITNKVTTTISVGDSPYEVAIAPDGNKVYVTNTGSNTVSVIDTTADNVTATVSVGDNPSDIAVSLDGKKAYVTISGNYNDSGNTVSVIDTVNNTVTATVPVGITPLGVAVTPDGKNVYVTNANSDNVSVIDTDTDTVTATVNAGVHPTNVVIVPPTDSDMTAQSTEETSSSTEDRGIEGTNISSSEEINTVELNNYSGEKNSESGKDNSSNENEPSKNNSTPGFGLLGSLTCLSAGWKLGKR, encoded by the coding sequence ATGAAACGCAAAACTATATCAACGATATCGATTGACACTTTTTCTATTCTACTTCCATCTGCAGCAATATCTAATAAAGCATACAGAGGATATACCTTCATAAGAGTTTTAGGAATAACTGCACTTCTGATTTTAATACTGATAGGTGTAGCTGGTGCGGCTCCGTTTGCATATGTGACAAATCTGGGAGATTATGATCAGAGAGGTTATTATTACGATACGAATTATAATGGTACTCTTCCTACTCATAATGTCGCTGTAATTGACACAGCAACTAACAATGTTACAGCCAGAGTGCCTGTAGAAGGCTGGCCTAGAGATATTGCAGTCAACCCTGCAGGAACAAAGGTATATGTGGCAACTCCAGGATTCGGTCCAACTATCTCGGTAATTGACATAGCGACAAATACGGTTAGTGCTACAGTGAATGTAGGAGGTTATCCTATGCAAGTTGCAGTCAACCCTGCAGGAACAAAAGTTTATGTGACGGACCGTGATAGCACCAATATCTCTGTAATTGACACAGCTACAAATACTTTAATGGAACAGATTAATGTGGGGATGATTACTCGTAATGTTGTCATTAGTCCTGACGGAAAAAAAATCTATGTTACGAACATTTTCAACAATACTACTTCTGTAATTGACGCAATTACAAACAAAGTTACAACCACTATATCTGTAGGAGACAGTCCTTATGAAGTTGCAATTGCTCCTGATGGAAATAAGGTTTACGTGACTAATACAGGCAGCAACACTGTTTCTGTAATCGACACAACTGCAGACAATGTTACGGCCACCGTGTCCGTAGGAGATAACCCCAGTGATATTGCAGTCAGTCTTGATGGAAAAAAGGCATATGTGACAATCTCTGGTAACTACAATGATTCCGGTAACACTGTTTCTGTAATTGACACAGTAAATAACACTGTTACAGCCACAGTTCCTGTAGGAATTACTCCTTTAGGAGTTGCAGTCACACCGGACGGAAAAAATGTATATGTGACAAACGCCAACAGCGACAATGTATCCGTAATTGACACAGACACGGACACTGTTACGGCTACGGTGAATGCAGGAGTCCACCCTACTAATGTTGTAATTGTACCTCCTACAGATTCTGATATGACTGCCCAAAGCACAGAGGAAACCTCCAGTTCAACTGAAGACAGAGGGATTGAAGGAACTAATATTTCTTCATCTGAAGAAATAAACACTGTCGAATTAAATAATTACAGCGGTGAAAAGAATTCAGAATCTGGTAAGGATAATAGCTCAAATGAAAATGAACCGAGCAAAAATAATTCTACGCCAGGCTTCGGATTATTGGGAAGCCTGACCTGCCTGTCTGCAGGGTGGAAACTTGGGAAAAGGTAA
- a CDS encoding PKD domain-containing protein, giving the protein MTTGSAAGATATPGVNMELMGHFGGQIDAVDIVGNYAYVGQGQDLLILDITNSSSPVLVSKIMTKGFVNDIKVSDNYAYVADGDSGLVIVDISNSSSPIREGSYDDVGSARGISISGNYAYIVDDNNGLVVIDVSNPSSPILKGSCNTGERAKSVSVSGNYAYVTDNHSLAIVDISNPSSPILKGSCDTGGLAYGVSVSGNYAYIADWDNGLVIVDISNPSSPILKGRYAPPRSTNNGYFLSVSVSGNYAYLADYENALVIVDVSNSSSPTFKGSYDTNGRAGDISILGNYAYVTNNHGLMIIDISNPSSPILSGSYNSVGSVYGVSASGNYAYVTDWDQGLMIVDISNPSSPTLKGSYDTGGRARGISVLDNCAYVVDDDSGLVIIDISNPSSPIIKGSCNTTGGLGVSVSGNYAYVTNNRGLVIVDISNPSSPIIKGSHNITGSACGVSVSDNYAYVTGNHSLVIIDISNLSSPIMKGSCNFTESTWGISVSGNYAYITNDQGLSIVDISNPSSPNIKGSCNSVGSAWGVSASDNYVYVAGIGNGLVILKANPEKPAHLVANFSSNITSGYAPLSVQFNDSSPQTVTAWNWDFGDGDNSTNQNPVHIYSSEGTYTVNLTISNANGTASKTREINVQTAPHTIPDKFNFLTFSIILLFLCKKSI; this is encoded by the coding sequence ATGACTACGGGATCAGCCGCCGGGGCAACAGCTACTCCTGGAGTTAACATGGAATTGATGGGACATTTTGGCGGGCAAATAGATGCCGTTGATATCGTTGGAAATTACGCCTACGTTGGACAGGGACAGGATCTTTTGATACTAGATATCACTAATTCTTCTTCGCCTGTTTTAGTGAGTAAGATTATGACAAAAGGTTTCGTAAATGATATCAAAGTATCCGATAACTACGCCTATGTAGCCGATGGTGATAGTGGTCTTGTGATCGTTGATATAAGCAACTCATCTTCTCCAATTAGAGAAGGAAGTTATGATGATGTTGGATCTGCTAGGGGTATTTCAATTTCGGGCAATTACGCCTACATAGTCGATGACAATAATGGTCTTGTAGTCATCGATGTAAGTAATCCATCTTCTCCAATTCTAAAAGGAAGCTGCAATACAGGCGAGCGTGCTAAAAGTGTTTCAGTTTCTGGCAATTACGCCTATGTAACCGATAATCATAGTCTTGCAATTGTGGATATCAGCAACCCTTCTTCCCCGATTCTTAAAGGAAGCTGCGATACTGGTGGATTGGCTTACGGTGTTTCGGTTTCAGGTAATTACGCCTATATAGCCGATTGGGATAATGGTCTTGTGATTGTTGATATAAGCAATCCGTCGTCTCCAATTCTAAAAGGAAGGTATGCTCCTCCCAGATCTACTAATAATGGATATTTTTTAAGCGTTTCAGTTTCTGGCAATTATGCCTATTTAGCTGATTACGAAAACGCTCTTGTAATTGTTGATGTAAGTAACTCGTCTTCTCCTACTTTCAAAGGGAGTTATGATACAAACGGACGTGCTGGAGATATTTCAATATTAGGCAATTATGCCTATGTAACCAATAATCATGGTCTTATGATTATTGATATAAGCAATCCTTCTTCTCCAATTCTAAGTGGAAGTTATAATAGTGTCGGATCTGTTTACGGTGTTTCAGCTTCCGGCAATTATGCCTATGTAACCGACTGGGACCAAGGTCTTATGATTGTTGATATAAGCAATCCTTCTTCTCCAACTCTCAAAGGAAGTTATGATACTGGCGGGCGTGCTAGAGGTATTTCGGTTTTAGACAATTGCGCCTACGTAGTCGATGACGATAGTGGTCTTGTGATTATTGATATAAGCAACCCTTCTTCTCCAATTATAAAGGGGAGTTGCAATACTACTGGAGGTCTTGGTGTTTCAGTTTCCGGCAATTACGCCTATGTAACCAATAATCGGGGTCTTGTGATCGTTGATATAAGCAATCCCTCTTCTCCAATTATAAAGGGAAGTCACAATATTACCGGATCTGCTTGTGGTGTTTCGGTTTCAGATAATTATGCCTATGTAACCGGTAATCATAGTCTTGTGATTATTGATATAAGCAACCTTTCTTCTCCAATTATGAAGGGAAGTTGTAATTTTACCGAATCCACTTGGGGTATTTCGGTTTCAGGCAATTATGCTTATATAACCAATGACCAAGGTCTTTCGATTGTTGATATAAGTAATCCTTCTTCCCCAAATATAAAAGGAAGTTGCAATAGTGTTGGGTCTGCATGGGGTGTTTCGGCTTCAGACAATTACGTCTATGTAGCCGGCATTGGTAATGGTCTAGTTATTCTGAAAGCAAATCCAGAGAAACCAGCACATCTTGTCGCAAATTTCAGCAGCAATATCACATCCGGTTATGCGCCTCTCTCGGTCCAGTTTAATGACAGTTCTCCTCAGACTGTAACTGCATGGAACTGGGACTTTGGAGACGGAGATAATTCTACGAATCAAAACCCGGTCCATATTTACTCTTCAGAAGGAACCTATACTGTTAACCTGACGATTAGCAATGCAAATGGTACAGCTTCAAAGACGCGTGAGATCAACGTACAAACTGCTCCCCATACGATTCCCGATAAATTTAATTTTTTAACTTTTTCCATTATTTTATTGTTCCTCTGTAAAAAATCAATCTGA
- a CDS encoding cysteine peptidase family C39 domain-containing protein, protein MNRNKIGVGILVLATLLIGMVLMPAVSAQAEKDYSVTAEEAFKHASANMISFIAADAPGFENWTGASVDPKPVELYDINGQKLFYQFSVYKEKKLIGTIDIYANKTLGNSFNDIAFDPETYKVAEAIKKSKEIAKNEYPDGEIKSTKMVVYSYPSIGAMTIIKDKVTGVKHRIFVDAYTLEEVEDKPATETEPGVWSMYEMKLENGVEENLKEWEKSDQLIKSIEQAAANKGVNINAAVTEENIEKLSADVVTPKASGITLPVTKRGQENDVYCGCACCQMIGEYICDIYQTQDYIYEFEGHDPDNLKGGLSIPDAVDYCKSWSGLAQRGTDDDYTLSSMGVIGEINNNRPFMSLIKGHFRLCYGYLSSGSLVYMYIIDPKPVGSGSYIIERCGANNEVARVYVRPS, encoded by the coding sequence ATGAACCGTAATAAAATTGGAGTAGGTATACTTGTTTTAGCAACACTGCTGATTGGTATGGTGTTAATGCCGGCAGTAAGTGCACAGGCAGAAAAAGATTATTCTGTAACTGCTGAGGAAGCTTTTAAGCATGCCAGTGCGAACATGATAAGTTTCATAGCAGCCGATGCACCAGGCTTTGAAAACTGGACCGGTGCATCTGTTGATCCCAAACCGGTTGAGCTTTATGACATAAATGGTCAGAAATTATTTTATCAATTCTCAGTATACAAAGAAAAAAAATTGATAGGTACAATTGACATTTATGCCAATAAAACGCTGGGAAACTCATTCAACGACATTGCATTTGATCCTGAAACTTATAAAGTGGCTGAAGCCATTAAGAAGTCAAAAGAAATCGCTAAAAATGAATACCCAGATGGGGAAATCAAATCAACTAAAATGGTTGTATACAGCTATCCAAGTATCGGGGCAATGACCATTATAAAAGATAAAGTCACTGGAGTTAAACACCGGATATTTGTAGATGCATATACTCTTGAAGAGGTAGAAGATAAACCTGCAACTGAAACCGAGCCTGGAGTTTGGTCAATGTATGAGATGAAATTGGAGAATGGAGTGGAAGAGAATTTAAAAGAGTGGGAGAAAAGTGATCAACTCATAAAATCTATAGAACAAGCAGCGGCGAATAAAGGAGTTAATATTAATGCGGCAGTCACGGAAGAAAATATTGAAAAACTAAGTGCTGACGTGGTAACGCCAAAAGCAAGTGGTATTACGCTTCCTGTTACCAAGCGTGGACAAGAAAACGATGTTTACTGTGGTTGCGCATGTTGCCAAATGATTGGTGAATACATATGTGATATATATCAGACACAAGATTACATCTACGAATTTGAAGGACATGACCCGGATAATCTGAAAGGAGGGCTCTCAATTCCCGACGCTGTAGATTATTGTAAAAGTTGGTCAGGATTAGCACAACGAGGCACAGATGATGATTATACACTTAGTTCTATGGGCGTCATTGGTGAGATTAACAATAATAGGCCTTTTATGAGTCTGATTAAAGGGCATTTTCGACTTTGTTATGGATACTTATCATCTGGTTCATTAGTTTATATGTATATTATTGATCCAAAGCCTGTTGGATCTGGCTCATATATAATTGAACGCTGTGGTGCTAATAACGAAGTCGCGCGTGTATATGTGAGACCTTCCTAA
- a CDS encoding UPF0228 family protein, translating to MEVQEEVSQSKGRSYRNFLFWGDVDMNKISKKIIFFIAFLTIIIIAVLFIKTTIDTKPSVNTSFPVPGLQVGGLYIQYTDGVSESEVKTTLQNSNITINYSMEYDTNSTDERYYIMVDKDKITDVRDEFGEENNWTKSVPTIKKGNYYIITVSEQATYDKNFLAILDKYDLQLKRFVWCEIRFYEGSKKWWIPEEEAIRIKNDLEQKENIVTVQLSYLYP from the coding sequence TTGGAAGTTCAGGAAGAAGTGAGCCAGTCAAAAGGCAGAAGTTATCGAAATTTTCTTTTTTGGGGAGATGTTGATATGAATAAAATTTCAAAGAAAATTATTTTTTTTATTGCTTTCCTGACTATCATAATAATTGCAGTATTATTTATAAAAACGACAATTGACACGAAACCGTCAGTTAATACATCTTTTCCGGTTCCTGGATTACAAGTCGGTGGCCTGTATATTCAATATACAGATGGAGTTTCTGAGTCTGAGGTAAAAACTACTCTTCAAAACTCTAACATAACTATAAACTATAGTATGGAATATGATACAAATAGCACAGATGAAAGATATTACATAATGGTGGACAAAGATAAAATAACAGATGTAAGAGACGAATTTGGAGAAGAAAACAATTGGACTAAGTCTGTTCCCACTATCAAAAAAGGTAATTATTATATTATTACTGTCTCTGAACAAGCTACATATGATAAAAATTTCCTTGCAATACTGGATAAATACGATCTTCAGTTAAAAAGGTTTGTTTGGTGCGAAATTCGTTTTTATGAGGGATCTAAGAAATGGTGGATTCCGGAAGAAGAAGCAATAAGAATAAAAAACGATCTTGAACAAAAAGAGAATATTGTTACTGTACAGCTTAGTTACCTTTATCCTTGA
- a CDS encoding beta-propeller fold lactonase family protein → MEEITCNKKYQEHTLIRVLGITALLILILIGVAGAAPFAYVSSLGVDTGTVFVIDTATDNVTALVPVGGWPAGVTVNPAGTKVYVATGFDPTVSIIDTATNKVSDTVNTGGSYPWGVAVNPTGTRVYVTNRYSIADNDSNSISVIDTATNSVAATINMGISTVNVAVTPDGKKIYAANSRNNTTSVIDAVTNKVTATVPVGDHPTDVAVSPDGNKVYITNTGSNDVSVIDTATNKVTATVSVEDGPGDIAITPDGTKIYVADWQSNNVSVIDTVTNKVTATVPVGKQPMGIAVTPDGKKVYVTNAKSGNVSVIDTATNKVTATVNAGKYTINYPTKVAIRPLTDSDMTDQSVRATPSSTEDMGVEETNLSSSEKINDIKLNNSNNNSYNDTNNSEPENGNSSGENESSKNNSIPGFGLLGSLTCLYGGWKFRKK, encoded by the coding sequence ATGGAAGAAATAACATGTAATAAAAAATATCAAGAGCACACTCTCATAAGAGTTTTAGGAATAACTGCACTTCTGATTTTAATACTGATAGGAGTAGCAGGTGCGGCCCCATTTGCATATGTTTCGAGTCTGGGGGTCGATACCGGAACTGTCTTTGTAATTGATACAGCAACTGACAATGTTACAGCCTTGGTGCCTGTGGGAGGCTGGCCTGCAGGTGTTACAGTCAACCCTGCAGGAACAAAAGTATATGTGGCAACCGGATTTGATCCAACCGTCTCAATAATTGACACGGCAACAAATAAGGTTAGTGACACAGTGAACACAGGAGGAAGTTATCCATGGGGAGTTGCAGTCAACCCGACAGGAACAAGGGTTTATGTGACGAATCGCTACAGTATAGCGGATAATGACAGCAACAGCATCTCAGTAATTGACACAGCCACAAACAGCGTAGCGGCCACTATTAATATGGGGATAAGTACTGTTAATGTCGCAGTTACCCCGGATGGAAAAAAAATCTATGCTGCGAACAGTCGCAACAACACTACTTCTGTAATTGATGCGGTTACAAACAAAGTTACAGCCACCGTGCCTGTAGGAGACCATCCTACTGATGTTGCAGTCAGTCCTGATGGAAATAAGGTGTATATAACCAATACAGGCAGCAACGACGTATCCGTAATCGATACGGCAACAAACAAAGTTACAGCCACTGTGTCTGTAGAAGACGGTCCTGGTGATATTGCAATCACCCCGGATGGAACAAAAATATATGTGGCAGATTGGCAGAGCAACAATGTTTCTGTAATTGACACCGTAACAAACAAAGTTACAGCCACAGTGCCTGTAGGAAAACAGCCAATGGGAATTGCAGTCACACCGGATGGAAAAAAGGTATATGTGACAAACGCCAAAAGCGGCAATGTCTCAGTGATTGACACGGCAACAAACAAAGTTACAGCGACTGTGAATGCAGGAAAATATACTATAAATTATCCTACTAAAGTTGCCATTAGGCCTCTTACAGATTCTGATATGACTGATCAAAGTGTAAGGGCAACCCCCAGTTCAACTGAAGATATGGGAGTTGAAGAAACTAATTTATCATCCTCTGAAAAAATAAACGATATCAAACTCAATAACTCAAACAATAATAGTTACAATGATACTAATAATTCAGAACCCGAGAATGGTAATAGTTCGGGTGAAAATGAATCGAGCAAAAATAACTCTATTCCTGGTTTTGGATTATTAGGAAGTCTGACCTGCCTTTACGGAGGTTGGAAGTTCAGGAAGAAGTGA
- a CDS encoding UPF0228 family protein, which yields MNKISKVVVVFIALLTFLALMMQSQEVKTPGLLIQFENETSEAEVKAILENYDIPVNYTIDYNSNIGRGMYYIEVDEDKIYELRKDENWTSVVEIKKGNYNIIMLSEEFVPDENVLAMLEKNNLQLKKAVVCYIQFGDGSAPWVVGENCILERDAIRIKNELETNEKVLIVGLDDIVG from the coding sequence GTGAATAAAATTAGCAAAGTAGTAGTTGTTTTTATTGCTCTTCTAACCTTCTTAGCACTGATGATGCAATCTCAAGAAGTTAAAACACCTGGTTTACTTATTCAATTTGAAAATGAAACTAGTGAGGCGGAAGTTAAAGCCATTCTTGAAAATTACGACATACCCGTGAATTATACCATAGACTATAATTCTAATATTGGGCGAGGAATGTACTACATAGAAGTTGATGAAGATAAAATATATGAATTAAGGAAAGATGAAAACTGGACTTCTGTAGTTGAAATCAAAAAAGGAAATTATAACATAATTATGTTATCTGAAGAATTTGTTCCAGATGAAAATGTTCTCGCAATGCTGGAAAAAAATAACCTTCAGTTGAAAAAGGCTGTTGTGTGTTATATCCAGTTTGGAGATGGATCAGCGCCCTGGGTTGTTGGAGAGAATTGTATTCTGGAGAGGGATGCAATCAGGATAAAAAATGAACTCGAAACAAATGAGAAAGTTTTGATTGTAGGTCTGGATGATATTGTAGGGTAA
- a CDS encoding YVTN family beta-propeller repeat protein, producing the protein MSNKARREKTPIKTFGITALAILILVGIAGAAPFAYVTNIGDYDKRGPNVAVIDTATNNVTARVPLGGGWPVGIAVNPAGTKIYVVDSPSDSTVYVIDTATNKVSAKVNLGSSYPARITFNPAGTRVYVTKQHDYTDIFVINPATNTLMAPIIVGPSTYSIAFTPDGKKIYAENCNNNTIYVIDAATNKVTANISVGDSPYKGVITPDGKKVYVPNYGSNTVSVIDTATDNVIATVPVGNSPHRAAVTSDGNKVYVANNNTVSVIDTATDNIIATVPVGTSSHEIVISPDGNKIYLGNFYNESVTVINTKTNTVTATVPVGEWPMGIAVTPDGKKVYVVNAESDNVSVIDTATDTVTATVNAGIYPTGIVIVPLKDSNMTAQSTETNSSSTEDRGIEGTNISSSEEINAVELNNYSDENNSESGKDNGSNTNESSKNNSTSGFGLLGSLTCLYGGWKLGKR; encoded by the coding sequence ATGTCTAATAAAGCACGCAGAGAAAAAACTCCCATAAAAACCTTTGGAATAACTGCACTTGCGATTTTAATACTGGTGGGCATAGCAGGTGCAGCTCCATTTGCATATGTGACAAATATAGGAGATTATGATAAGAGAGGTCCTAATGTCGCTGTAATTGACACAGCAACTAACAATGTTACAGCCAGAGTGCCTCTCGGCGGAGGATGGCCTGTAGGAATTGCAGTCAACCCTGCAGGAACAAAGATATATGTGGTGGACTCGCCTTCCGACTCCACTGTCTATGTAATTGACACAGCCACAAATAAGGTTAGTGCCAAAGTAAATTTAGGTAGTAGTTATCCTGCAAGAATTACATTTAACCCTGCAGGAACAAGAGTTTATGTAACGAAACAGCATGACTACACTGACATCTTTGTAATTAATCCAGCGACAAACACTTTAATGGCACCGATTATTGTGGGGCCGAGTACTTATAGTATTGCATTTACCCCGGATGGAAAAAAAATCTATGCTGAAAATTGTAACAACAACACTATCTATGTAATTGATGCGGCTACAAACAAAGTTACAGCCAATATATCTGTAGGAGACAGTCCTTATAAAGGTGTAATCACACCGGACGGAAAAAAGGTATACGTACCTAACTATGGCAGCAACACTGTCTCTGTAATTGACACAGCCACGGATAATGTAATAGCCACTGTGCCTGTAGGAAACTCGCCTCATCGTGCTGCAGTCACTTCTGATGGAAATAAAGTATATGTAGCTAACAATAACACTGTCTCTGTAATTGACACAGCTACTGATAATATAATAGCCACTGTACCTGTAGGAACTTCTTCTCATGAAATTGTAATCAGTCCAGATGGAAATAAGATATATTTAGGAAACTTCTACAATGAAAGCGTCACTGTAATTAATACAAAAACAAACACTGTCACAGCCACAGTGCCTGTAGGAGAATGGCCCATGGGAATCGCAGTCACACCGGACGGAAAAAAGGTATATGTGGTAAACGCAGAAAGCGACAATGTCTCAGTGATTGACACAGCCACAGACACTGTTACGGCTACGGTGAATGCAGGAATCTACCCTACTGGGATTGTAATTGTGCCTCTTAAGGATTCCAATATGACTGCCCAAAGCACAGAGACAAACTCCAGTTCAACTGAAGACAGAGGGATTGAAGGAACTAATATTTCTTCATCTGAAGAAATAAACGCTGTCGAACTAAATAATTACAGCGATGAAAATAATTCAGAATCTGGTAAGGATAATGGCTCAAATACAAATGAATCGAGCAAAAATAATTCTACGTCAGGTTTTGGATTATTAGGAAGCCTGACCTGCCTTTATGGAGGTTGGAAACTTGGGAAAAGATAA